One window from the genome of Chiroxiphia lanceolata isolate bChiLan1 chromosome 15, bChiLan1.pri, whole genome shotgun sequence encodes:
- the MAT2B gene encoding methionine adenosyltransferase 2 subunit beta isoform X2: protein MPEMLVGMEQEDVDIPSRRVLITGATGLLGRAVFKEFRENNWNAVGCGYRRAQPRFEQINLLDSIAVHDIIHDFQPHVIVHCAAERRPDVVESQPDAASQLNVAASANLAKEAAGVGAFLIYISTDYVFDGTSPPYKETDVPNPLNLYGKTKLEGEKAVLENNEGAAVLRIPVLYGEVERLEESAVTVMFDKVQFSNKSANMDHWQQRFPTNVKDVAAVCRQLAEKRMMDPSVKGTFHWSGNEQMTKYEMACAIADAFNLPSSHLRPITDSPVVGALRPRNAQLDCSKLEMLGIGQRTPFRAGIKESLWPFLIDKRWRQTVFH from the exons GAAGATGTTGACATTCCCAGTAGGCGAGTTTTGATCACCGGTGCTACGGGACTTCTTGGCAGAGCTGTGTTTAAAGAATTCCGTGAAAATAACTGGAATGCAGTTGGCTGCGGATACAGGAGAGCTCAGCCCAGATTTGAACAGATTAATCTTCTGGACTCTATTGCAGTTCATGACATTATCCATGATTTTCAG CCTCATGTTATAGTGCATTGTGCTGCTGAGAGAAGGCCAGATGTTGTAGAAAGTCAACCAGATGCTGCTTCTCAGCTCAATGTGGCTGCTTCAGCAAACTTGGCAAAAGAGGCAG CTGGAGTTGGAGCGTTTCTGATCTACATCAGTACAGACTATGTGTTTGATGGAACAAGCCCTCCTTATAAAGAGACTGATGTACCAAATCCCCTGAATTTATATGGTAAAACCAAGCTGGAGGGTGAAAAGGCAGTCCTGGAAAACAATGAAG GAGCTGCAGTACTTAGGATTCCTGTCTTGTATGGAGAGGTAGAAAGACTGGAGGAAAGTGCTGTGACTGTTATGTTTGATAAAGTGCAGTTCAGTAATAAATCTGCCAACATGGACCACTGGCAGCAGAGATTTCCTACCAATGTCAAGGATGTAGCAGCTGTTTGCAGACAACTGGCAGAGAAGAGAATGATG GACCCATCAGTAAAAGGAACATTTCACTGGTCTGGCAATGAGCAGATGACTAAGTATGAGATGGCCTGTGCAATTGCAGATGCTTTCAACCTCCCCAGCAGCCACTTGAGACCA ATTACTGACAGCCCAGTTGTGGGTGCTCTTCGCCCGAGGAACGCTCAGCTGGACTGCTCCAAGTTGGAGATGCTGGGGATAGGCCAGAGGACACCATTTCGAGCTGGGATCAAAGAATCACTTTGGCCTTTCCTCATTGACAAGAGATGGAGGCAGACAGTCTTCCATTAG
- the MAT2B gene encoding methionine adenosyltransferase 2 subunit beta isoform X1, with translation MVGREKELRIRFAPGRCELVEEDVDIPSRRVLITGATGLLGRAVFKEFRENNWNAVGCGYRRAQPRFEQINLLDSIAVHDIIHDFQPHVIVHCAAERRPDVVESQPDAASQLNVAASANLAKEAAGVGAFLIYISTDYVFDGTSPPYKETDVPNPLNLYGKTKLEGEKAVLENNEGAAVLRIPVLYGEVERLEESAVTVMFDKVQFSNKSANMDHWQQRFPTNVKDVAAVCRQLAEKRMMDPSVKGTFHWSGNEQMTKYEMACAIADAFNLPSSHLRPITDSPVVGALRPRNAQLDCSKLEMLGIGQRTPFRAGIKESLWPFLIDKRWRQTVFH, from the exons GAAGATGTTGACATTCCCAGTAGGCGAGTTTTGATCACCGGTGCTACGGGACTTCTTGGCAGAGCTGTGTTTAAAGAATTCCGTGAAAATAACTGGAATGCAGTTGGCTGCGGATACAGGAGAGCTCAGCCCAGATTTGAACAGATTAATCTTCTGGACTCTATTGCAGTTCATGACATTATCCATGATTTTCAG CCTCATGTTATAGTGCATTGTGCTGCTGAGAGAAGGCCAGATGTTGTAGAAAGTCAACCAGATGCTGCTTCTCAGCTCAATGTGGCTGCTTCAGCAAACTTGGCAAAAGAGGCAG CTGGAGTTGGAGCGTTTCTGATCTACATCAGTACAGACTATGTGTTTGATGGAACAAGCCCTCCTTATAAAGAGACTGATGTACCAAATCCCCTGAATTTATATGGTAAAACCAAGCTGGAGGGTGAAAAGGCAGTCCTGGAAAACAATGAAG GAGCTGCAGTACTTAGGATTCCTGTCTTGTATGGAGAGGTAGAAAGACTGGAGGAAAGTGCTGTGACTGTTATGTTTGATAAAGTGCAGTTCAGTAATAAATCTGCCAACATGGACCACTGGCAGCAGAGATTTCCTACCAATGTCAAGGATGTAGCAGCTGTTTGCAGACAACTGGCAGAGAAGAGAATGATG GACCCATCAGTAAAAGGAACATTTCACTGGTCTGGCAATGAGCAGATGACTAAGTATGAGATGGCCTGTGCAATTGCAGATGCTTTCAACCTCCCCAGCAGCCACTTGAGACCA ATTACTGACAGCCCAGTTGTGGGTGCTCTTCGCCCGAGGAACGCTCAGCTGGACTGCTCCAAGTTGGAGATGCTGGGGATAGGCCAGAGGACACCATTTCGAGCTGGGATCAAAGAATCACTTTGGCCTTTCCTCATTGACAAGAGATGGAGGCAGACAGTCTTCCATTAG